One stretch of Lacrimispora sphenoides DNA includes these proteins:
- a CDS encoding DNA-3-methyladenine glycosylase family protein translates to MAAVETKFFDYGRKEIEYLSNSDPVLGDAMARFGRVEREVIPDPFAALVNAIIGQLISVSSAKTVWSRIQESLGDITPENLSAVSADEIQRCGMIMKKAITISELSKDILQGKVCLNNLRQLPDQEIIRYLTTIKGVGLWTAEMLLINCLERPDVVSWGDIAIRRGMEKLYDFPKLTKDQFEVCKRRYSPYGSVASIYLWKISFL, encoded by the coding sequence ATGGCGGCCGTTGAGACGAAGTTCTTTGATTACGGCAGGAAGGAAATAGAATACCTCTCCAATTCAGATCCGGTGCTTGGTGATGCGATGGCACGGTTCGGAAGGGTGGAGAGGGAGGTAATTCCTGATCCCTTTGCTGCTCTGGTCAATGCGATTATAGGCCAGCTAATATCTGTAAGTTCTGCCAAAACCGTATGGAGCCGAATTCAGGAAAGTCTCGGAGATATTACCCCGGAAAACTTATCAGCCGTTTCCGCGGATGAAATTCAGCGCTGCGGCATGATCATGAAAAAGGCTATAACCATCTCTGAGCTGTCAAAGGACATTTTACAGGGTAAGGTATGTCTGAATAATTTGCGGCAACTGCCAGACCAGGAGATCATCCGGTACTTAACGACGATAAAAGGGGTTGGGCTTTGGACAGCTGAAATGCTTCTCATTAATTGCCTGGAACGTCCCGATGTGGTTAGCTGGGGTGACATCGCCATTCGCAGGGGAATGGAAAAACTGTATGATTTTCCTAAGCTGACAAAGGACCAATTCGAAGTGTGCAAGAGACGGTATTCACCCTATGGCTCGGTAGCTTCCATTTATTTGTGGAAGATTTCCTTTTTATAA
- a CDS encoding methylated-DNA--[protein]-cysteine S-methyltransferase has protein sequence MKHTAYIKTALGPIKISEVDGFITELLFVKDTLEIPGEQKTPLLEKAEKQIKEYLDGTSRGFDLPLAAKGTEFQKTVWEALHKIPYGETRSYKQVAEMIGSPDASRAVGMANGKNPILILTPCHRVVGSDGKLTGYAAGLEIKEQLLELELTYGGR, from the coding sequence ATGAAACATACAGCATATATTAAAACTGCCTTGGGTCCGATTAAAATATCCGAAGTGGATGGTTTTATTACTGAGTTGCTTTTTGTAAAAGATACCCTTGAAATTCCCGGAGAACAGAAGACCCCTTTGTTGGAGAAAGCGGAAAAGCAGATTAAGGAATATCTGGACGGGACAAGCAGGGGATTTGATTTGCCGCTTGCTGCAAAAGGGACGGAGTTTCAAAAGACCGTATGGGAAGCCCTGCATAAAATTCCGTATGGAGAGACGCGAAGCTATAAGCAGGTTGCGGAAATGATCGGAAGTCCGGACGCATCCCGGGCGGTTGGTATGGCAAATGGCAAAAATCCCATACTGATCCTGACACCGTGTCACCGTGTAGTGGGTTCAGATGGCAAGTTGACAGGCTATGCGGCAGGCCTTGAAATCAAGGAACAACTACTGGAATTGGAACTGACATATGGCGGCCGTTGA
- a CDS encoding bacteriohemerythrin produces the protein MPWTPNLSVGISMIDDQHKMWFEKAEALFEAGKNNRAKEYVGELLDFLDAYTKKHFADEEKYMMSIHYPGYAEQKQAHTAFIAQLEKLRSEYKSSGGNLLVILNANQMVVDWLTKHISNMDKKIGDYAKNAH, from the coding sequence ATGCCGTGGACACCGAATTTATCCGTAGGGATATCAATGATTGATGATCAGCATAAAATGTGGTTTGAAAAAGCAGAAGCGCTGTTTGAAGCAGGGAAAAACAACCGCGCAAAGGAATACGTTGGAGAGCTTCTTGATTTTTTGGATGCTTATACAAAAAAGCATTTTGCAGACGAAGAAAAATACATGATGAGCATTCATTACCCCGGTTATGCGGAGCAAAAGCAGGCTCATACCGCTTTCATTGCGCAGCTGGAGAAATTAAGGAGTGAATATAAATCTTCCGGAGGCAATCTTCTGGTGATTTTAAACGCCAATCAAATGGTAGTGGATTGGCTCACAAAACATATTTCTAACATGGATAAAAAAATTGGTGATTATGCAAAGAATGCTCATTAA
- a CDS encoding recombinase family protein — protein MDRLTQAAYEKKNVFTKASACYKAALYMRLSKDDDGTGESSSIGTQRKMLRSYAIENDFEVYGEYVDDGYSGTNFDRPSWKRLLKDIDARKVNLVITKDLSRLGRDYIMTGQLTEIYFPSRGIRYIAVNDGYDSDSPWSDIAPFKNIVNEMYARDTSKKIRSAFQTKINEGAFIGNFAPYGYQKDPQNKNHLLIDPVAASIVREIFEWAEQGAAPTQIAEYLNERKVLTPAMYRCAERPYLNSDDYSRRKEWTSGTVCKLLSNPVYLGHIVQGKTVKVSFKSSMTLRKPRNEWVVVEDKHEPLISGETYERVRRRSVSRKSTAVTGFTNIFSGLAKCGDCGRNMSSTGTGRKAKSRKLVCGGYKLYGRKECTNHFLDYELLYRVVLQEIRSLLSFTESEKEEIEETLREPVSPVEMQGEEKAVFSLKKRKKELGYIIEKLYEDRVNERISEERFYIMLDSCEKEEKKIAESLALMERPCSLDQESEPASDCLLSSLLKDISQEKGLSSDLLGKFIDRIEIFQSSEGGEGKAGRKYQTIRIYYKVAPIEDRNGLA, from the coding sequence ATGGATCGATTAACTCAGGCAGCTTATGAGAAAAAGAACGTCTTTACAAAGGCGTCAGCCTGCTACAAGGCGGCGCTTTACATGCGCCTGTCAAAAGACGACGATGGTACAGGGGAAAGCTCCAGCATTGGCACTCAGCGGAAAATGCTTCGTTCCTATGCGATAGAAAATGACTTTGAAGTTTACGGGGAATATGTGGATGACGGCTACAGCGGAACCAATTTTGACCGCCCGTCCTGGAAACGGCTGTTGAAAGATATAGATGCAAGGAAGGTAAACCTGGTAATTACCAAGGATTTATCCCGCCTTGGAAGGGATTATATCATGACAGGACAGCTTACTGAAATTTATTTTCCTTCCAGAGGGATCCGATACATAGCGGTCAATGATGGATATGATTCCGATAGTCCGTGGAGTGATATTGCACCGTTTAAGAACATTGTAAATGAGATGTATGCCAGAGATACTTCAAAAAAGATCCGCAGTGCATTCCAGACCAAAATAAATGAGGGGGCATTTATCGGAAATTTTGCTCCCTACGGCTACCAGAAGGATCCGCAAAATAAAAACCACCTTCTCATTGATCCTGTGGCAGCTTCCATTGTCCGGGAGATATTTGAATGGGCGGAGCAGGGGGCGGCTCCAACCCAAATTGCAGAGTATTTAAATGAGAGAAAGGTGTTGACACCGGCCATGTACCGCTGCGCCGAACGGCCTTATTTGAACTCGGATGATTATTCTAGGAGAAAGGAATGGACATCAGGCACGGTCTGTAAGCTGTTAAGCAACCCCGTATACTTAGGCCACATTGTTCAGGGAAAGACTGTAAAGGTTTCCTTTAAAAGCAGTATGACCCTTCGGAAGCCCAGAAACGAGTGGGTAGTCGTTGAGGATAAGCATGAGCCACTCATTTCCGGGGAGACTTATGAACGGGTAAGAAGACGGAGCGTTTCCCGCAAAAGCACAGCGGTAACCGGTTTTACCAATATTTTTTCCGGACTTGCCAAGTGTGGGGACTGCGGCCGAAACATGTCGTCCACAGGAACCGGTAGAAAAGCGAAATCCCGCAAGCTGGTATGCGGAGGGTATAAGCTTTACGGAAGGAAAGAATGTACGAATCACTTTTTAGATTACGAACTTCTTTATCGCGTAGTGCTTCAGGAAATCCGCAGCCTGCTATCATTTACGGAAAGTGAAAAGGAAGAAATCGAAGAAACCCTTCGTGAGCCTGTTAGCCCTGTAGAAATGCAGGGGGAAGAAAAGGCAGTGTTTTCACTGAAAAAAAGAAAAAAAGAGCTTGGTTACATAATTGAAAAACTCTATGAAGACCGGGTAAATGAAAGGATTAGTGAGGAGCGGTTTTATATAATGCTGGATTCCTGTGAAAAGGAGGAAAAGAAGATTGCAGAAAGCCTGGCCTTGATGGAAAGACCCTGTTCTTTGGATCAGGAAAGTGAGCCTGCTTCTGACTGTCTGCTATCAAGCCTGTTAAAGGATATAAGCCAGGAAAAAGGGCTTTCTTCCGATTTGCTGGGAAAATTTATAGATAGAATTGAGATTTTCCAAAGCAGTGAAGGGGGAGAGGGGAAAGCAGGGCGTAAATACCAGACGATCCGGATCTATTACAAAGTGGCTCCTATAGAAGATAGGAATGGTTTAGCATAA
- a CDS encoding FadR/GntR family transcriptional regulator has translation MTPSHKSLADTTAEGIIKYIIDNKLKEGAQLPNETTLSSLMGVGRSTLREAIRALVSRNILTVQQGSGIYVCHNTGVADDPLGFTFIENKEKLVTDLLEFRMMIEPRVAAMAASKATPEQAEELLHLAERVAECYDLGKSHSEADAIFHAKIAEISGNVIVPQLEPLIMHAIDMLIDITHSELKEETIRTHMAIVNAIQKNDAIAAQDAMTLHLIYNRDRLRKAHEEKSSSNFNQ, from the coding sequence ATGACACCATCACATAAATCTCTTGCCGATACAACAGCGGAAGGAATCATCAAATATATCATTGATAATAAATTAAAAGAAGGTGCACAGCTCCCCAATGAAACCACGCTTTCCTCTCTTATGGGCGTTGGGCGGAGCACTCTGCGGGAAGCCATACGGGCTCTTGTTTCACGCAACATTCTGACAGTTCAGCAAGGGTCCGGAATCTACGTCTGCCACAATACAGGTGTGGCTGATGATCCACTTGGATTCACCTTTATAGAAAATAAGGAGAAACTGGTGACTGATCTTTTAGAATTCCGCATGATGATCGAGCCAAGGGTCGCCGCTATGGCTGCCTCAAAGGCCACACCGGAGCAGGCCGAGGAGCTTCTCCACCTGGCGGAACGGGTGGCGGAATGTTACGACTTAGGAAAATCCCACTCAGAAGCCGATGCCATTTTCCATGCTAAGATTGCAGAGATCAGCGGAAATGTCATCGTACCGCAGCTTGAGCCTCTTATTATGCATGCTATTGATATGCTTATTGACATTACCCATTCCGAGTTAAAAGAAGAAACCATAAGAACACATATGGCAATTGTAAATGCCATACAAAAAAACGATGCCATTGCCGCACAGGATGCCATGACTCTTCATCTCATTTACAACCGGGACCGTTTGCGCAAGGCTCATGAAGAAAAATCCTCCAGTAATTTCAACCAATAA
- a CDS encoding bifunctional transcriptional activator/DNA repair enzyme AdaA: MLTEEEKWKAALECDTSYDGRFYYGVKTTGIFCRPSCKSKSPKRENVEFFDTPEQARESGLRPCKRCRPDLLEFHPQRENAEKIKVVYDLYYSDNDRLREELKNLGLSRNRILQLFQNQYEKTPTEYLNGLRIDNAKKLLANTPDNILQIALQSGFGSLSSFYTQFKRVTDVSPNEYRENLTGKNAD; the protein is encoded by the coding sequence ATGCTGACAGAGGAGGAAAAATGGAAGGCAGCGCTTGAATGTGATACGTCTTATGACGGAAGATTTTATTACGGAGTAAAAACAACAGGAATTTTCTGCCGTCCTTCCTGTAAATCAAAAAGCCCTAAACGTGAAAACGTTGAATTCTTTGATACACCAGAGCAGGCACGTGAAAGCGGGCTTCGCCCCTGTAAGCGCTGCCGTCCTGATTTGCTGGAATTTCACCCGCAGAGAGAGAATGCGGAAAAAATTAAAGTAGTTTATGACCTTTATTATTCAGACAATGATCGCTTAAGGGAGGAATTGAAAAATCTTGGGCTCAGCAGAAACAGAATCCTCCAGCTGTTTCAGAATCAATATGAAAAGACCCCGACGGAGTATTTAAATGGTTTACGCATAGACAATGCAAAAAAGCTTCTGGCAAATACCCCGGATAATATTCTGCAGATTGCTTTACAAAGCGGCTTTGGAAGTCTTTCATCTTTTTACACACAGTTTAAGCGTGTAACGGATGTTTCTCCCAATGAATACCGGGAGAATCTCACAGGAAAGAATGCTGATTAG
- the ilvD gene encoding dihydroxy-acid dehydratase, with translation MVSQDIRKLAPEIDPLRMGMGWKVEDLSKMQIMVESTFGDSHPGSAHLMELVNKTVDGVRDKGGKAARYFTTDICDGMAQGHDGINYSLVSRDTICNMIEIHAGATPFDGGVYISSCDKGVPAHLMAIGRVNMPSILVTGGVMDAGPDLLTLEQIGKYSAMCQRGELEPEKLEYYKQHACPSCGACSFMGTASTMQVMGEALGLMLPGSALMPATCPDLKDMAERAGHQIIELAKKGIKPRDIVTMESFENAIMVHAAISGSTNSLIHLPAIAHEFGLEIDSEMFDRLHRGAHYLLDIRPAGKWPAQYFYYAGGVPRIMEEIKSVLHLDAMTVTGKTLGENLDILKQNGFYDKCDEYCANVGVKKEEIIRPFHDAIGTDGAIAILKGNLAPEGAVIKHTACPKEMFEAVLNARPFDSEEEAIEAVLKHRVKPGDAVFIRYEGPKGSGMPEMFYTSEAISSDKELGRTIALITDGRFSGASTGPSIGHVSPEAADGGPIALVEEGDMIQIDIPNRILAIVGVKGQRKTEDEMEKILTERREQWQPRPSKYQSGVLKIFSERAVSPMKGGYME, from the coding sequence ATGGTTAGTCAGGATATACGGAAACTAGCTCCGGAAATCGACCCGCTTCGGATGGGTATGGGCTGGAAGGTAGAGGACCTTTCTAAAATGCAGATCATGGTGGAGAGCACCTTTGGAGACAGCCATCCGGGAAGTGCTCATCTAATGGAACTGGTAAATAAGACAGTGGATGGGGTAAGAGATAAAGGAGGAAAGGCAGCCAGATATTTTACAACGGATATCTGTGATGGAATGGCCCAGGGCCATGACGGCATCAACTATTCTCTGGTCTCCCGTGATACGATCTGCAATATGATTGAAATTCATGCTGGCGCAACTCCATTTGACGGCGGAGTATATATTTCAAGCTGTGATAAGGGAGTGCCTGCTCATCTTATGGCAATCGGCCGGGTGAATATGCCTTCCATTCTGGTAACCGGCGGTGTTATGGATGCCGGCCCGGATCTTCTTACCCTGGAACAGATCGGTAAGTACAGCGCCATGTGCCAGAGAGGGGAACTGGAGCCGGAAAAGCTGGAATATTATAAGCAGCATGCCTGTCCATCCTGCGGAGCCTGTTCTTTTATGGGAACGGCATCAACCATGCAGGTCATGGGAGAGGCCCTTGGCCTTATGCTTCCAGGATCCGCTCTTATGCCAGCAACCTGCCCGGATTTAAAGGATATGGCTGAAAGAGCCGGACATCAGATCATAGAACTTGCAAAAAAGGGAATAAAACCAAGAGATATTGTTACCATGGAATCCTTCGAAAATGCGATTATGGTACATGCCGCCATATCCGGATCAACCAATTCCCTGATCCATCTGCCGGCGATTGCCCATGAATTTGGTTTGGAAATAGATTCTGAGATGTTTGACCGGCTGCACAGGGGGGCCCATTATCTTCTTGATATCCGGCCCGCTGGAAAATGGCCGGCTCAGTACTTCTACTATGCAGGCGGAGTGCCCAGGATCATGGAAGAGATCAAATCCGTGCTTCACCTGGATGCAATGACTGTAACAGGAAAGACTCTGGGTGAAAATCTCGATATATTGAAACAAAATGGCTTTTATGATAAATGCGATGAATATTGTGCAAACGTCGGTGTGAAAAAAGAAGAAATAATCCGGCCGTTTCATGATGCCATCGGAACAGATGGGGCAATTGCCATCTTAAAAGGAAATCTGGCACCGGAAGGTGCGGTCATTAAGCATACGGCATGTCCAAAGGAGATGTTTGAGGCGGTGTTAAATGCACGCCCCTTTGACAGCGAGGAAGAGGCGATTGAGGCGGTTTTGAAACACCGCGTAAAACCTGGAGATGCTGTATTCATCCGATATGAAGGTCCAAAGGGAAGCGGAATGCCGGAAATGTTCTACACCTCTGAGGCGATTTCATCGGACAAAGAGCTTGGACGCACCATTGCCCTGATCACAGACGGGCGTTTTTCCGGAGCTTCCACAGGTCCTTCCATCGGACATGTTTCTCCGGAAGCAGCGGATGGCGGTCCCATTGCACTCGTGGAGGAAGGGGATATGATCCAAATTGATATTCCTAACCGGATCCTTGCAATTGTAGGTGTAAAGGGCCAGCGAAAGACAGAAGATGAGATGGAAAAGATTCTTACGGAGCGGCGGGAGCAATGGCAGCCAAGACCTTCAAAATACCAGTCGGGAGTATTGAAAATATTCAGTGAACGTGCAGTATCGCCAATGAAGGGCGGTTATATGGAGTAA
- a CDS encoding pseudouridine synthase: METEGIRLNKFLSEAGVCSRREADRFIEAGKVCINGQAAKPGQRVLPGQSVTVNGRTIHAGKGDNSHKEDPVLLAVHKPKGIVCTTSDKDRAPNIVDLVDYPVRIYPIGRLDKDSEGLILMTNQGTLVNKMMRSGNAHEKEYLVKVNRPITDEFIRNMKKGVFLPELNETTRPCVVKKAGEKAFRIILTQGLNRQIRRMCGQLGFEVRMLKRLRIMNVELGELKPGAYRELSKREYHQMKEALKGSTNRSYKEQKKEISDGR; encoded by the coding sequence ATGGAGACAGAAGGAATCCGTCTGAACAAATTTTTAAGTGAAGCCGGGGTATGTTCCCGAAGGGAGGCGGATCGCTTCATTGAGGCTGGGAAAGTCTGTATAAACGGACAAGCGGCTAAGCCCGGCCAGAGAGTTTTACCTGGTCAGTCAGTTACAGTAAACGGACGCACCATTCACGCAGGAAAAGGAGATAATAGCCATAAGGAAGATCCGGTCCTTCTGGCAGTTCATAAACCCAAAGGTATCGTATGCACAACATCGGATAAAGACCGTGCCCCCAACATTGTGGATTTGGTGGATTATCCTGTAAGAATTTACCCCATCGGCCGCCTGGACAAGGATTCGGAGGGGCTGATCCTCATGACCAACCAGGGCACTCTGGTGAATAAGATGATGCGCAGCGGAAATGCTCATGAAAAAGAATATTTAGTAAAGGTCAACCGCCCGATAACCGATGAATTTATCCGGAATATGAAAAAGGGAGTATTCTTACCGGAGCTAAATGAGACCACAAGGCCCTGCGTTGTAAAGAAGGCCGGTGAAAAAGCGTTCCGTATCATTTTGACCCAGGGGCTAAACCGCCAGATCCGCCGAATGTGCGGACAGCTTGGCTTTGAAGTACGGATGCTGAAACGATTGCGAATTATGAATGTTGAACTGGGAGAATTAAAACCCGGAGCTTACCGGGAGCTTTCGAAAAGGGAGTACCACCAGATGAAAGAGGCCTTAAAAGGCTCGACGAATCGTTCTTATAAAGAACAGAAAAAGGAGATATCTGATGGACGCTAA